The genomic region GCAAATTATTATTATTATTATTATTATTATTATTTTAATAAGTATTCACTTGGTCCACCAGCTTAAAATTGGATTTGTTGACTAAATTGTTGACCATGCTAAGTATATATCTTCATGTGGTGGGCCTATGATATCAAATGTGCTGGGCTCTGGCATCTGATCCATTATGTATTGGAATTTAATGACAAGTAACCCATAAATCAGTTGGGTGTTGGAATCTCCACGCACTCACGCAGAGATCTGAGAAAGCCTAAAAAAATTTTGCGAGTTTTGGCGAAGTTCAAAGCCGCCTCAGAGGTTCGAAGCAATCGATTTTAGTTCTGAAATTGAGGGAATACACAGGGCTTGAAGCAGAAGACTTGATCTTTCTGAAAAGCTGAAAATGACTTGAATGTGTACCCAGAGTCAGAGATCCACGCCCACTATATAAACCCTCCCCCTCTCCATTTCTCTCCGTTTTCTTTCTTCTCAACCTGCAAGGGGGTTAAGGATTTTAGCATCTTACTACCACAGCCCCCTTCTTCTTTCTTATCTCAAAATCCAAAACCCTCACTCTCACCACTAACCCAGTTCACCTCACTTTGCTCATGACCAAACCCATCTCTCCAATCCTGTTTTTCATCACGCCCATCTTTGATTTCATTTATGAACACACCCATCTCTTCAATTTCGTTTCTTTCACCTCAAAACCCCTGACCCACAAACTGGAGGGTCTCATCTGAACCATCCATGGCGAAATTCTCAGAGCATGTTATCTTAGTGAGCAAGTTCGTTCAAGAAAACACCCATCTTGAAAAGACCCGACTGTTGCAGAAACGGGTTCGGATCATCCTCACCGACCTTGTTAGAGACCCCCACCCACCTTCTGTACCCAGAGTCAGAGATCTTCAACATGCCTTGAATGTGTTCGATGAAATGCTTCAAAGAAGACATCTTCCTTCTGTTGTCCGTTTCACTCAGATCTTGACTCAAGTTTCCAGATTGAAACATTATTCGGATGTCATCTCTTTGTCTAAACAAATGGTTCAGTGCGGAATTGGTCATAATCACTATAGTGTCTATCTAAAGGGACTCTGCCGGTTGGGTGACACTTGAATTGCTCAGGAAGATGGAAGAGAGAGAGAGGGTGTCAGCCTAACTTGGTTTCCTATAGCACGATCATTGACCGTCTTTGCAAGGACACACTAGTTGATGATGCAATAAACCTCTTCTCCGAAATGATGGGAATTGCTCCTGACGCTGTTACTTACAACTCGTTGATTAAAGGAGTGTGCGACAGAGGTCAGTTTGAAGAAGCTACAAGGCTGTTTTATGAAATGAAGAGTAGAAATATCTATGCAGATGTATTCACCTTCAACATCTTTGTTGATGGACTATGTAAGGAGGGGAAAATCGTAAAAGGCAAAAGGGCGGTTGAAATTATGATTGATAAAGTTCTTGAGCCTGATCAGATTACCTACAATTCACTAATTTATTGTTTACGAGGTGAAATGGGTGAAGCAAGAAAAGTCTTTGATCTGATGCTCGGCAAGGGCCGCATGGTTGATGTTTGGAGTTGTAATATATTGATCAATGGATACTGCTGCGATAAAAAGATTGATCTGGCAAATGACGTTTTTCAGGACATGTTACGTCTGGAACTGCATCCCAATACTGACTTACAACACTCTTCTTAACGGTTTTTGTGAAGCGGGGAGGTTGCTAGAAGCAGAAGAGTTGTACTCTCAGATGCTAAGTTGTGGCCAACTTCCTGATCTTCAAACTTGTGCCATTTTGCTTGAAGGCCTATGTAGTAGCAACGATCTACTTCCAAGGGCAGTGGAACAGCTTACAGAGATGGAAGGTAAAAAGTGGAAACTGAATATCATAATTTACACCATCATCATTGAAGGTATGTGCAAAGCTGGAAAACTAGAATCTGCCACAAACCTCTTCTCTAGTTTGTCATCAAGAGGAGTTCAACCTGATGTGAGGTCATACAATGTGATGATTAATGGACTCTGTGATGGAGGCCTATTGGTTGAAGCGGAAAAGTTGCTTAGAGAAATGGGAGCGATGGGCTGTTCTCCAGATGGTTGCACATATAACATCATCATCCGAGGGTTTCTTAATAACGACGAGATATCAAGGGGTGTGCAACTTATTGAAGAAATGATGGAGATGGGATTCTCTTCAGACGCATCAACTATGGAATTAGTACTTGCTTTGTTGTCTAAAGAAAATGTACATCCAGCATTGTTGCCATTTCTAGAAGTTCCATCAAGAGGTTAAATTGAATAGTTGAAACATAAATTTTCTTGGTGTAATGTTGAATGTAATGTTCATTGTTTTCATTTTTTTAACAATGAAAACATATCTCCTTTTACTTTCATAGCCTCTTCATCCCCCATGGTCGGCTTAGTAGTTTCTTTACATTAAACTTTGTTTTCAATATTTCTGAAAGACTAATTTCTTCTTCTTCTGACAAACTTCCATGACAAAGGCCTTCAATGTAAATCTGTACATAGAGAGTAGTAAGCTGAGGAAATATCGATAACTGGAATTTTCATTTTTCACAAACAAATTCTAAGATATAATCACTTGATATCACAGTTGTTAGCCACTCTCCAAATCCTTACAATTTCAAGTTACACATGACAGTGGATGAAAGTTAAGGAAGTTAAAATCCTTAAGCATATATGCGTGTAGTATACCTGGGACCAAAGCTTGGGAATAAATGCCTTCATTTCAGAAAAGGACAATGCGTTTAAGACATGCAACCACTCATCTACATCATAGGAAATCTGGTACTGAACTTGCTGTCTCAATTATGTAGTGACTCCAAGGATCCATATTGGTGTTCTTTAGCTGACGCGCATAACTTTCTTTGATAACCTGTTCGCGTTATTTTGTCATAGACAGGCCAGAAACCAGTAATGTATTCTCATGTATATGCATAATCAAACTTGAAAGAGTAGAAGACAAAAGTGGAATGCATACATGAATGGCTACATCAGCGTACATTGACACGATCATAAGTTGGCAAGAAACTTTTGGTTTTTGTCAAAATTCTTGACAGCAGAGCTGGAAGTTTTTCATTAAAACCATAGAACTACAAAGAGAACTTCCCAGCGAGGCAAAGCTGGCCTGGACACAGAGAATATAGGTTCTTGTTTATTGTTATGTATGATTGTAAGCATCTTTTCTAAGAAAAAGAACTTCAGTTCCCATTTTCCAGCATCGGTTTCCTCATTTGACCGAAATTTGTTGTGCATATGGATTGTGTTCTGTGTTCAACAATGTCAATATCTATTTTATTTTTCTTGCCAGTTTCCACTTCTGATTTGCCAGTATCATCCATTATGACTATGCCCGGCGTTGCATATTCATCGGCTGTATCGTTGTAAATTTGTAAAGAGATTACAATGACAAATTCTGTATCGCACATATGACACCGGGAAACTGCATTTTGGCCTAGAAATGAGAAACCAGTTTTACAAGAAAGTACTCGATGGCAGGTTCTCTTTATGGCATTACAATGATTTGCATCACATTTATCATTTCTTCGCTTCTAAATAAACAAATCCACACTGTATCGTCGGGCTTCCTTTTCCTTGTTACGCAAGGTTTGGAACTTGTTCATCACTATCATCCTGTCTGATCAGATTGAGTAACCGACGGCCGTGATTGATTGTTGTAATCCAGAAGCTTGGGAACGACGTTTTTCTCCAGGTATTTTGAGATGTACTGATATGTAGCTTGACTTGGATGTACGCAGAACTTTCTGGATTGACCGTAGCATCTTAACGGTCTCTTTTGACGGTCAATTGACAAAACGTTAAAAACTGTCAAGAATTAAAAGTACAAGGGTATACCTGTTTAATTTATAAACCGAGGGACATAACTGTTTTTATGTGCAAAATATAAAATGTCGGTCAAAAAACCAAAAATATCAGACCAAAAAAACCAGCCCTAGAAATCCACCAGTGTTGGCAAACAATAATAAAAAGTGAAATTGCTGGGAGTTCAAATGGAATAATGATCAGGCAAACAGAAAGTAAACAGACTCAAATTTGATTCTGATATCAGGGAAAACAAAATGTTCACGTCCAACATCCAATTTCCAAACCAACCATTTAGTTTATCTTTTCTGTCTCTTTGAAAACCGTTCTCCCAGCTCTAAAACAACTTCCCTAAGCATGACTGACCACAGAGTTGCCAAATTCTTGTGGAAACTCTCCTTAAACCAGTCCTGGATTTCTGAACGCAATTCATCAGGATTCTCCTTCCAGACCTCTCTTAACATAGAACAACTGTCTATCTTTTTGGTGTTCAACTTGGCTAACAAATTCCCAACCCGTCTTTGGCCTTGTGCCTCTGGCCGTAAAATACTTGCTGGAGGTGCCTTCATAAACTCACGAGCATGTTTCAAGCATGGCAAAACCTGACCTTCAAGCAACGCATAAGCGAAAATTGTCACTCGAGAGACATAATTAGTGATAGGTAAACTATGTGGGGGAAGCTTCCATAGACGAGGACCAAAGGCTGGAATGACATCATGCAACACTCGGTCAGTCACAGGCTCATAATACTGTTTCGCATCAGTTGAGGTTGCCGAGAAAGTGCATAAAGACGGAGCATACTTAACAAGCCATTCTGGTTTTACACTAGTTACACCATGCATGTATGGACGTCTTGTCTGTATTAGCTCAGTGTAAACCAAAAATTCGGGGGCAGCATTAGAAACAGCTGACCAACGGTGGAGGAACACAGTCTCTTCAACCATGCAGGCTTGATACCGCACGGCGTGAACTTTTCTATCTACTTCAGATGACCCTGAGGTTCCTTTAATGCGTTTCGCCACCCTATCTGCCCAACCAGCACATATAGCTTGGCCTAAGAGGTCTTCCTCATACAATGAAAGAGGACTTTTATCATGGGAAACCCTCCAAACATGTTCAACTTCTTCCAGATTTCCAAAAATGCATGAAAAACCCTTCTCATTGCCAGATGCACCACATTGATTAAACACAAGTTGGAGCAGTTGCTTTCTCAGCTTGGACATTTCCTCCATAGTTTTCGGATGTAGGGCATTGTCATTGCAGAACTTTACTGGGCTCCTCGAAAGTTCATAGCACTGCAAAGCATAAGCTACAGTCAGAGCATCACTGATAGGATTAGAAAATTTTTCCCGAAACACCTTTATAGTTTCTTTTAGTTTTTTCCTTCTCAACTTTTCTTGCATCTCTGAAACCATTTTGTTCACAGGAGCGCCGGGATTTTCATCCTGATCCAAGTCATGAGTTTTTGAGTCATTTTCAAACTGCCTCACAAAAGGATTTGATAAACTCAATGCAGCCGCTGCTGCAACTGCATATGCTAACACTAATTTACTGCGGGGATAACTTTTCTCCTCGTACATGATTTGAATAACCGTAAGGAGCATCCTTGAGTGGCGAGGACTCATGGGGTAACGAGCCATGGCCTTCCCCACGGGTGTTAATCTGCCATTGCTGTCAAGTGCTTCAAGCGCCTTCAAGCAACGTTCTGCTTCACCCAAGGCAGCAACATCAGGTGGAGTTGGAAATGGAAAATTGGATACCTGGATTCCCACAACACAAGGTCATCTACTAGAATAGGTCGAAAACACACAAACAAAATAAAAATGAACAAGAACAAAAAGGGATAACACTTTTAGATGTAAAATAAGGTAACAAAGAGAAAACATCCGTACAGTTATGAGAATGTAAATGTGAATAGAGAGGAACCTTTTCAATATTCATAGATTTCATTAGAAGGACAACACCATCAATAGGGACCTTCAATATTTCAGCTGGAGAAAAGTCAGGAAATTCATTATTATATACGGCAGAAGAATAAAGACGATAACAATGTCCGGGTCCTGTTCTTCCAGCTCTTCCTTTACGTTGAGCAGCTGATGCCTTACTTATCCACTCTATGTTATATGTTTCCATACCATTTGAGGAATTGTAGTTTTTCACTTTTACTCTGCCAGTATCAACGACATACTTTATCCCAGGTATAGTTAAAGAGGTCTCAGCCACATTTGTGGCAACAACTACTAGTCGATCTCCTTCCTTGACTTCTTCAAATACGCGAAGCTGAGAAGCCGCAGGCAGCATGGCATAGAGAGGGAGAACATGCAAGCCACCAGGAGAATTGTGAATATCAATCTCACTCTTTTTCCCAAGAATAGGACGGAATTTATTACAGCAAGCATCTAGTGTAACTGAACTGGGCTGTTTCCCATCAGAAGTTTTACTGGCCAAAACTTCAAAAGCAGCTTTCAGTGAAGCAATGCTCCCCGTCTCTCCTAAAACATCTGCACCAACACCATCAATTTCTGTGGTATCGTGTAACAATAAGTCCCCATCATCATCAATTTCCACTTCACTCTCTGTTTCTGTTTCTGAATCATACGAAGCATCCAATTCATCCTCAGTTATATTACCCCGATCTTCATCAATGGAGCTAAACCTGTCAACTTGACGGTCGGCTGAATTTTCATCAACCTCAAATGCTTCATTAATCTCATTCATATCCAGTAGTTCAACATTTATTTTAGAGGCATCATGGGTATTATACTCAATTTTCCTTCCAGATGTTTTCATGACCAGTTCTGCTGAAGCTCTACGTAGTTTTCGACACAAGGACTCTACTTCCCTCTGCCCAGTGACGAAGACAAGTATGCCCCCACGGGGCAGCCTCTTGTGAATTGCCAAGACTTTTTTATATGCTTGGTCAATATAGTCCGTCCCAGTTTTTTTTGAGAAGTGAGTGGTTACTGGAAATTGTCTGGTGGGAACTTCTATGACTGGCGGGATTTCACGAAACAACTTTCTACCAGAAATGAAGTCTTCCACTCGCATTGTGGCACTCATCAGCACAAGCTTTAACGGAAAAACTTGTTGTCTAGGATCTATAGATTTTCCAGAAAGCAGCTGCTTAGCATATATTTCCTGCAATTACAAGTACAACTTTTTTTAAATAAACATTAGTTAATAGTAAAACATTCAGTAATAGACACCACACTCAAGCTTCACCTGGCGAGTACTAATTACACGAGAAAGCATTCCAATAAGTATATCCGTGCTCAAGCTCCGCTCATGAGCTTCATCAAGAATTATTACAGAATATCGCATCAACAAAAAATCACTCTGCAAAAAGAGAGGGGGGTTTAGCTACCATGCTGCGTAGGATCTGACATGAAAAGAAAAAGGAATTTAAACAGATCCTCAAAAGAGAACAAATACTTTGCTAAAGAGAGAGGCAATCCAAACAAAGAGAAATCAGTTTGGGGCGGAGCACAAAGGTTCAAGTTCTAAAGGTTTATAGGTGAAACCCTCAAACTAGGACCCTTTGCATAAACACATGCAATTACAAAATTCTGAATTCTAACATAAGTGGAGGGTATCCAAAATTAAAACAATTCAACATAACAGAGGAACTACAAACCATTTCTTGATCAAAGCAAGAGAGATAAACTAATGGGACCCTTTGAAGAGATTCAAAGAGCTACTTCCATCTACCTACTACCTAATTGAAAACAAGTTACAATATCCTTGACTTTCTGCAGAGAAAAGTACTTTTCCTTTTTATATTGGTAAGGAAGAGGCCTAAATTCAATCCCTTCTGATCCTTCTGTTCTTGAAAGATAAAGGAGATACCACATTTGGTCTTTAAAGAAAAATAAGAAAGTCCATATACGACTTTAACATGGTGGACCCTTTTCTTTGAAGGGGGCCCCCAAGCTGTGTGCACCTCAGGTGCCCCCGAGACTGAATTTGTTTTGAGTATTTGATCCATGCAATAAAAATATGTGCGAGGGAATTTCTAATGAGGATTTGCTCAAACATGAATTTTGAGGATCCTCCTATTTCTAGCATGTGATCCATTCATCTACTCATTTTCTATGAATCATACTAAACATCAGTCAAATCTGAAACCATTAACCAATAGGATTACCATCATTTCGATTCTAATTTTATCTGACAGACTGCATTTGTTTGCAGATCTCAGATGATTAAATGGTTATGGATTTGAGAGAGAGAGAGAGAGATCCACCTCTTCAGAAAGAAAAATACCACTTGTAGCTTTCAGTTTTCAGCTTGGAATATGGTTCTGTTATTCTACACTGATTATTTTCTTAAGTCCCCAGTCCCTTTAAATATCATCCTCAAATAGAATTATCCCAATTGGAAACTTATAGTCATTTAAATGTTAGACAAACACAATATTTCAAGCAATTATATGCTCCTAACGGCTAAATGGTGTCCTATATTACTGCTGTTTCTTATTGTAGGGGTACAGAAAGAAGACCTAAAAAGTGGACTATCTAAAGTAGATTGTTGGGAAAAATTGTAGGGTGGACCAGAACAATACCGTCCTTCCTCTTTTTCTTTCTAAATTAAACCCAGGATAAGACAGCGGATATAGGCTCGTTCTACAATCGACCACCTTAAATAAAAACTCAAATAAACAAATTAGAGTCAAGATTTAGTTTCTAATGGATAATTATACAAATCCTGACATTAAAAGTAATAGTTGCTGTGCACCTGAAGCTCGCGTAGTAATATTCCATCTGTCATGAACTTGATGGAGGAACTTTCGCCAATTTTTTTGTCAAATCTAACTTGAAAGCCAACCTCTTTACCCAAATGTAGACCAAGCTCATATGCAACTCGCTTAGCAGTTGCAAGGACTGCAACACGACGAGGTTGAGTGACACCAATTATCCCGCTTCGATGACAAGAGTGGCTTGAACCATAGCCAGCTTCAAAAAGAAACTGCCAGAAGTAAACCAAATTGCAGAAATTAGGAAGATCAGATAGAGTTATGAAAAGATATTGTAAGATGTCAACCAAAGTCTGGAAATTAGGAAGTGCAAGGAGAGCTGAGATCAAACAAAACAATGGGCCATAATAATGATGATGATTATTCTCTTTATTATTTGAGATATAAATATTATAACCCACCTGGGGAACCTGAGTGGTTTTACCACACCCTGTCTCTCCACATATAATAACAGTAGAATGGTCATTAACAGCCTCCATTATCTCCTGTTCCATCATTACTATTGGAAGATCCTTCCTTGTGTTTTCAACTTCAACGGGCCTTGATACATTCACTATAGTTGGAGCAATAAGAGACCGTGGCTCAGCAAAATCTGAAACTTCACTTGTCCGGCTTGAAGTTACTTTTGGGCTCCCTTTTACCCTATCCTACACCATATCCAATCTCGAATGAGTCAGTAAATATACTAAATATACCGATACCATCCCAAAAGATACATGAACTGGTACATTTACAGTTGTCATTGTTGTACATATGTTTAATCAGTTGAGAAACAAGGACATCTACACATCTTTTTTGCATGGTGCTCATAGACATGATCTAATACCCTATCCAAAATAAAATGTTATCTCAGATTGCCTACTGCACACGTGTCACACGGACAGGAATCTGACAGGAGTACCAGAATGTAAGGAATATGTAACCTAAGAGTAAAACAAGTTTTCTTCTAAAAATATTAAAATTGCATAAATGAGGAAGCAAAACAACAAAATTGTGCACTTCACAATATGATAAAAATGAAAATTACCATTGACTCTGTTCTTTCATGGTCATCATTCTCATTGGGAGTTACGTATTCTGGCAAAGACACATCATGTTCCTTGCAGATAACAATTTTAGATGATGAGCTGGCAGCAGGACCACCATCTGTGACATGTCCTCTGCTAGAGACTATCCCCTGCGAGGAGTTCAAACATACAGATGCGGTCTTATGGATTTCTTTTTGTATTACCATCGATTGCACTTGACCACTTTTGTCAAGATCCTGCCTTGATCGAGTTCTTTCTGACTCAGGTTCACTTTCACTACAAGCATCGACATCGACTTTCTTTTTAAATGGTTGGTCAGTATACGGAACTTCTAATCTTGCTTTAGAGAATAGAACAGCCTTCCTACGTCTTTCCTTTTTTGATTCAACCTACATAGAGATGAACCAGTCAAGAATGAAGATATATGCAAACAAATTTTAATGAATATTTTCATTTTGTCTGCTTCGGGAAAGGGTCAGCCAAAGTACTTTGGGTTGTAGTGTTCCTGCAGTCATTTGAGTTCTCTGGATGAAAAGAAATAGAAGGATCTTTGAAGATTACTTTACGTGTAGGTCTGGAGGAGCAGGGAAAAGAGTATGATATTGGACAGGTCTTGGGTCTTCTGTTTCATGGTATTCAAATTCTAGTCTTTCTTCCATTCTATTAGACAGGAAGGCTGCTGTAATCTAGAGTATTGGTTCTTGTAGGGTTGTTCTAGGTTTCCTAATTTTGTTGCTGTTGTTAGAATGTTTGGAGCTTTGTCATGTAGTTCGATTCCTTTGTGGACTACTTGTGAACTATCTTTTTTCTGTATCATTCTTTTGACTGAATAAAATTTCTTGTTATTAATTAAATTCACAAAAAAAATGATGAACACTTCAATAAATACAAACCTGACCAATATCTTTTGATGACTGCAAAAGAGAATGTACACCCTCCGGAAGCTTATACTTCCTGATAATTTAAACATATAAACCACCAAGAAAAACACTAAACAATAAGTTGAAAAAAAAAAAAAAAAAAAACTACAGTAGGGGGAGGGGAGGATGAGGAAGGTAGACTTACCCTAAAGCCTCAATGCTCTTGGATAGCAAAAGGGCTTTTTCCTTATCCTCCTGCAAAAACAAAAGGCACAATAATCCATGTCAAGCTAAAAGACTTAAACAGAAATACACAAATGAATATTTAGACATACCTCCAACTTGTGCAACTTCTTTTCTTGGGATTTGGTCAGCTTCTGTGATTTTCTTGTGCCAAGTATCTTACCCTCCTATGCCAATCCAGATATGAGAAATTCTTTATATAGATAGAACAGAAAAGAAAGAAAAAAACGCACTAGGTTCTGCAAATACCTGAGTGGTGCCCTTCCTTTTCCTGTTTCTCTTATTTGGCAAGATAAATGCATTGCTATCACCAGAGCTGCCAGAAACAAGGAAAGAACATGAATGCCCAAACAGAAAGTGTGCAGTACATATTTAAGTGCCCAGTCCCACCAGACTAAGTAACTACAGTAGCGAATATACTGTAACTTGTGCATGAATAAAAAAACATCAAAAGATAATAACAATTGAGCCAGTTTGCAAAGTTTAGTAATTTTACTACAGTAAGCATGCTTTCAAGAATGCTTTCAAACATTATTCAAAAAAAAAAAAAACAACAACAGAACATAAACGAAGTTACTACCCTAGCAATTGATTCTAACTCTTTTTCCTTTAACTTAGTTAACCTCTTAACTTTCTGCAACTTTGGTGGATCCAATCCACCACCTTCACCGAAACCAGACTAAATCGTAATTCTTACAAATCGGTAGTAATCACTAATTTTCAACTAAACTCTATACAATCAGTATGAGCCAAATTCCAAACACACAGTTTCGGAAATCTCATTGCAGTAAAAGTCTAGAACAAACTACAAAACGCATTCAGCACTAGTAAAACAACACCAATAACATAAACAAACTCACTGCCCTCGCAATCGATTCGAAATCAAACTTACGGTCCTTCCATTCACATACATCAAAACCTAACCGAAATCCAACACTCTACTCAAATTGCTCAGAATCAGAGGTGTCCAAAACGACGCTGTATCATGAAAAAGATACGGAAAAACGAAATCAGTACCTGCTACTGGAAGGGCGGGCCTTGCTCCCAGCTCCGTCTCCCTTCTGCTTCCCCATTATTTACTGTACAGGGTTTTCGAAACGACGTAGTATTGGAGGCGCGAGTTGCAGAGCAAAGAGGAAGAGAGAGAAGAGAGGTTTTCTTTTGAGCCCTCTGACGGGGAGTTAATCGTCTTTTTGCAATCGGGAACTCTGGGAAGGTGTATGATTACTTAATTTGGGGACAGCTAAACCCTAAACCCTGGACTGGCCTGATTAGTTAACTAGAAGTTAAAACAAAAACGAAACGCAGTAACAAGGCTGCGTTTGTGGTAATTATGTTTCGCACTAATCGACTTAATTTTCTGATGTCACTGTTATATTACTGTCATGTCACTCATTTTTTCTGACCGAGTTAGATACTGATGCTATTCGCTGTTAGTAAATTTCCGGCCTCGCGTTTGCAAGTTTTGTAGTTAGGATTAATGAATTAATCATTTCTCACATTAAAATAAAAAATCGAATAAAATAGAGTAACCAAAAATATTTTTTTTCTAGTTGGTGCTTAGTTTACTACATGTTTATAGAGATTGCTGATATTATTTCACGTTTTTGTAATTAGGAGTTTAGGTTCATTTTATTCGATAGTTTCATCAATCAAAGCTAGAAGGTAGCCACGAAACAGCCTTTTAATCACCCTAAACTTCTTTACGGATTTATTTTTTCAACATTTTAACTTTGGCGTCGGTATACAAGTACAACATAAAACATATTCTTTCATTTTACTGGAATAAGTAAAAACAACAATTACTATGATATGAATCAGTTGATTTCACTGAACTAGCTAGATAACGTTTCTCGTGCTGAGCAGTTCAATTTATTTTGCGGCAGTTTGTACGAATTTGACCATTAGATCCAGTAAGCAGGTTGAGGTTCCCCATTTTCACCATGGCATTGGCAAAATCTGCAAAGAATGCTGAAGCTGTGGTGCTGTAAG from Fragaria vesca subsp. vesca linkage group LG3, FraVesHawaii_1.0, whole genome shotgun sequence harbors:
- the LOC101301950 gene encoding probable ATP-dependent RNA helicase DHX37-like codes for the protein MGKQKGDGAGSKARPSSSSSGDSNAFILPNKRNRKRKGTTQEGKILGTRKSQKLTKSQEKKLHKLEEDKEKALLLSKSIEALGKYKLPEGVHSLLQSSKDIGQVESKKERRRKAVLFSKARLEVPYTDQPFKKKVDVDACSESEPESERTRSRQDLDKSGQVQSMVIQKEIHKTASVCLNSSQGIVSSRGHVTDGGPAASSSSKIVICKEHDVSLPEYVTPNENDDHERTESMDRVKGSPKVTSSRTSEVSDFAEPRSLIAPTIVNVSRPVEVENTRKDLPIVMMEQEIMEAVNDHSTVIICGETGCGKTTQVPQFLFEAGYGSSHSCHRSGIIGVTQPRRVAVLATAKRVAYELGLHLGKEVGFQVRFDKKIGESSSIKFMTDGILLRELQSDFLLMRYSVIILDEAHERSLSTDILIGMLSRVISTRQEIYAKQLLSGKSIDPRQQVFPLKLVLMSATMRVEDFISGRKLFREIPPVIEVPTRQFPVTTHFSKKTGTDYIDQAYKKVLAIHKRLPRGGILVFVTGQREVESLCRKLRRASAELVMKTSGRKIEYNTHDASKINVELLDMNEINEAFEVDENSADRQVDRFSSIDEDRGNITEDELDASYDSETETESEVEIDDDGDLLLHDTTEIDGVGADVLGETGSIASLKAAFEVLASKTSDGKQPSSVTLDACCNKFRPILGKKSEIDIHNSPGGLHVLPLYAMLPAASQLRVFEEVKEGDRLVVVATNVAETSLTIPGIKYVVDTGRVKVKNYNSSNGMETYNIEWISKASAAQRKGRAGRTGPGHCYRLYSSAVYNNEFPDFSPAEILKVPIDGVVLLMKSMNIEKVSNFPFPTPPDVAALGEAERCLKALEALDSNGRLTPVGKAMARYPMSPRHSRMLLTVIQIMYEEKSYPRSKLVLAYAVAAAAALSLSNPFVRQFENDSKTHDLDQDENPGAPVNKMVSEMQEKLRRKKLKETIKVFREKFSNPISDALTVAYALQCYELSRSPVKFCNDNALHPKTMEEMSKLRKQLLQLVFNQCGASGNEKGFSCIFGNLEEVEHVWRVSHDKSPLSLYEEDLLGQAICAGWADRVAKRIKGTSGSSEVDRKVHAVRYQACMVEETVFLHRWSAVSNAAPEFLVYTELIQTRRPYMHGVTSVKPEWLVKYAPSLCTFSATSTDAKQYYEPVTDRVLHDVIPAFGPRLWKLPPHSLPITNYVSRVTIFAYALLEGQVLPCLKHAREFMKAPPASILRPEAQGQRRVGNLLAKLNTKKIDSCSMLREVWKENPDELRSEIQDWFKESFHKNLATLWSVMLREVVLELGERFSKRQKR
- the LOC101307875 gene encoding pentatricopeptide repeat-containing protein At3g22470, mitochondrial-like, which gives rise to MGIAPDAVTYNSLIKGVCDRGQFEEATRLFYEMKSRNIYADVFTFNIFVDGLCKEGKIVKGKRAVEIMIDKVLEPDQITYNSLIYCLRGEMGEARKVFDLMLGKGRMVDVWSCNILINGYCCDKKIDLANDVFQDMLPGRLLEAEELYSQMLSCGQLPDLQTCAILLEGLCSSNDLLPRAVEQLTEMEGKKWKLNIIIYTIIIEGMCKAGKLESATNLFSSLSSRGVQPDVRSYNVMINGLCDGGLLVEAEKLLREMGAMGCSPDGCTYNIIIRGFLNNDEISRGVQLIEEMMEMGFSSDASTMELVLALLSKENVHPALLPFLEVPSRG